A region from the Cytophagia bacterium CHB2 genome encodes:
- a CDS encoding ATP phosphoribosyltransferase — protein sequence MRNPQSEITLALSKGKLFEPAIKLLQRAGLVRDAGLFNSRRLRFESDTQESFRFLLVKNSDVPTYVEYGIADAGIAGLDVLLESGAEVDAPLNLKIGHCRIAVAGRPEDAGKGYILQSQLRVATKYPRLTRGYFASRGAQVEIIKLDGSVELAALVGLADRIVDLVETGETLRQNGLAIHEIIGESTGRLIVNKASHKLKLAQINELIARLRKAVHENSAS from the coding sequence ATGCGAAATCCCCAATCTGAAATCACGCTGGCGCTTTCGAAAGGCAAGCTTTTCGAGCCGGCAATCAAGCTCTTGCAACGCGCCGGCCTCGTGCGCGATGCCGGGTTGTTCAACTCGCGGCGCTTGCGTTTCGAATCTGATACACAGGAATCTTTTCGCTTCCTGCTCGTCAAAAATAGCGACGTGCCGACGTATGTCGAATACGGCATTGCCGACGCCGGCATTGCGGGACTCGACGTATTGCTCGAAAGTGGCGCGGAAGTCGATGCCCCGCTGAATTTGAAAATCGGGCATTGCCGCATTGCCGTCGCGGGTCGTCCGGAAGACGCGGGCAAAGGCTACATTTTGCAATCGCAATTGCGCGTGGCGACGAAGTATCCGCGTCTGACGCGCGGTTATTTTGCCAGCCGCGGCGCTCAGGTTGAGATCATCAAGCTCGATGGCTCGGTGGAGCTGGCGGCATTGGTGGGACTGGCCGATCGCATCGTCGATCTCGTGGAAACCGGCGAAACGCTGCGGCAAAACGGTTTGGCAATACACGAGATCATCGGCGAAAGCACCGGGCGTTTGATCGTGAACAAGGCAAGCCACAAACTCAAGCTCGCGCAAATCAACGAACTGATTGCGCGTTTGCGAAAGGCGGTGCATGAAAACTCTGCAAGCTGA
- the hisB gene encoding imidazoleglycerol-phosphate dehydratase HisB, with protein sequence MPRHATLSRKTGETEITVELNLDGSGQHDISTGIGFFDHMLTLLAVHGLFDLKVKANGDLHVDAHHTVEDTGIVLGAAFLQALGDRQGLVRIATSHVPLDEALARTVVDLSGRGYLHLEANFSSAQVGDFPAELVEDFLYAFVNNAKATMHVTLLAGRNTHHQIEVIFKSLARALREAAAIDPRQTGIPSSKGVLVSSL encoded by the coding sequence ATGCCCAGACACGCCACCCTCTCCCGCAAAACCGGTGAAACTGAAATCACTGTCGAATTAAACCTCGATGGCAGCGGCCAGCATGACATCAGCACCGGCATCGGATTCTTCGATCACATGTTGACGCTACTGGCCGTTCACGGTTTGTTTGATTTGAAAGTGAAAGCAAACGGTGATCTGCATGTCGATGCGCATCATACCGTGGAAGATACCGGAATCGTGCTCGGAGCCGCATTTCTGCAAGCGCTTGGCGATCGCCAAGGCCTCGTGCGCATTGCGACGAGCCATGTTCCGCTCGATGAGGCACTGGCCCGCACGGTAGTGGATTTGAGCGGGCGCGGCTATCTGCATCTCGAAGCCAACTTCAGCAGCGCGCAGGTTGGCGATTTCCCGGCGGAACTGGTGGAAGATTTTCTGTACGCTTTTGTCAACAACGCCAAAGCCACAATGCACGTCACGCTGCTCGCGGGGCGGAATACGCATCATCAAATCGAAGTTATTTTTAAATCATTGGCGCGCGCCTTGCGCGAGGCGGCTGCGATCGATCCGCGCCAGACGGGTATTCCTTCGAGCAAGGGGGTGTTAGTGTCATCGCTATAA
- the rlmD gene encoding 23S rRNA (uracil(1939)-C(5))-methyltransferase RlmD has product MDNTLKKGSEIELEVEGLAFGAKGLARLNGYIVFVPQSLPGQRVRAQITKKKKAFAEAKPLAVLRQSESYVEPRCQHFGECGGCLLQNLRYDVQLAYKQRQVVETIEHLAGIARPNVAAVIGSPQEYFYRNKMEFSFSRQRWLTRAEIESNQISGERDFALGLHSTNHYDKTLALEQCWLLSERSNRVLQVVREAVKPHALLPYTTQDHTGFWRFLVMREGKRTGDFMINFVTTDPPGGREAVADLSRKLTAEFPEITSIVHNLNRSKAQVAIGEEELVLHGPGYLRDRIGEFDFQISANSFFQTNTEGAEILYGLARDFAGLTGNETVYDLYSGAGTISIFVSPLAKQVVGFEIVPQAIYDAGVNCRINDITNCHFILGDLKDELAQVPVLIRRWGNPDVVIVDPPRAGMHPKVIQKLLELAPQRIVYVSCNPATFARDIKDICSRQYHLEKVQPVDMFPHTAHCEVVGLLTRD; this is encoded by the coding sequence ATGGACAACACCCTTAAAAAAGGCAGCGAGATCGAGCTGGAAGTCGAAGGCCTCGCCTTTGGCGCAAAAGGCCTGGCGCGATTGAACGGCTATATTGTGTTTGTGCCGCAAAGCTTGCCGGGCCAGCGCGTGCGCGCACAAATTACCAAAAAGAAAAAAGCCTTTGCCGAGGCCAAACCGTTGGCGGTACTGCGCCAGTCCGAAAGCTACGTTGAGCCGCGCTGCCAGCATTTCGGCGAGTGCGGCGGATGCTTGCTGCAGAATTTGCGCTATGACGTGCAGCTCGCCTACAAGCAGCGCCAGGTGGTGGAAACCATCGAACACCTCGCCGGCATCGCGCGGCCGAATGTGGCGGCGGTGATCGGATCACCGCAGGAATATTTTTACCGCAACAAAATGGAGTTTTCGTTTTCGCGCCAGCGCTGGCTCACGCGCGCTGAAATCGAAAGCAATCAGATTTCCGGTGAACGCGACTTTGCGCTGGGCTTGCATTCGACCAATCATTACGACAAGACGCTGGCGCTGGAGCAGTGCTGGCTGCTCTCCGAGCGCAGCAATCGCGTGTTGCAAGTCGTGCGCGAGGCCGTGAAGCCGCATGCGCTGCTGCCGTATACCACGCAGGATCACACCGGTTTCTGGCGTTTTCTCGTCATGCGCGAGGGCAAGCGCACCGGGGACTTCATGATCAATTTTGTTACAACCGATCCGCCCGGCGGCCGCGAAGCCGTGGCCGATTTGAGCCGCAAGCTCACGGCTGAGTTTCCAGAGATTACCTCCATCGTGCACAATCTCAATCGTTCCAAAGCGCAAGTCGCAATTGGCGAAGAAGAGCTGGTGTTGCACGGGCCGGGCTATTTGCGCGACCGCATCGGCGAATTCGATTTTCAGATTTCGGCAAATTCATTTTTTCAAACCAACACGGAAGGCGCTGAAATTCTGTACGGCCTGGCGCGCGACTTTGCCGGCCTCACGGGAAACGAAACGGTTTACGATTTGTACAGCGGCGCCGGCACCATTTCGATTTTTGTGTCGCCACTGGCCAAGCAGGTCGTCGGGTTCGAAATCGTGCCGCAAGCGATTTACGACGCCGGCGTCAATTGCCGCATCAACGACATCACCAACTGCCATTTTATTTTGGGTGATTTGAAGGACGAGCTGGCGCAGGTGCCGGTATTGATCCGGCGCTGGGGCAATCCCGATGTGGTGATCGTCGATCCGCCGCGTGCCGGCATGCACCCGAAAGTGATCCAGAAACTGCTGGAGCTTGCGCCGCAGCGCATCGTCTATGTTTCGTGCAATCCCGCAACGTTTGCGCGCGACATCAAGGACATTTGCAGCCGCCAGTATCATTTGGAAAAAGTGCAGCCCGTGGATATGTTTCCACACACGGCGCATTGTGAGGTAGTGGGGTTGTTAACTCGTGATTAG
- the hisD gene encoding histidinol dehydrogenase, whose protein sequence is MKTLQAEQPQHWQELLQLFTYDFSADDKIEAAVREIIAAVRERGDEALLAYTRQFDHIDLQAHELRVPAGALPVARQQVSEAFLEALAVASQNITSFHQRQVEANWEFEREGVRLGQRVVPLAAVGIYVPGGRALYPSSVLMLAIPARLAGVQRIVMVTPPRPGGIDPHLLAAAELAGVHEIYQIGGAQAIAALAFGTAAIPRVDKIVGPGNSYVAAAKRQVFGMVDIDSIAGPSEIAILADETANAEWVARDLISQLEHDVEAKAVLVTTDATLAQRVAARVNELASQVARAAIVQESVQRYAAAFVVRSLEEGIAAINEIAPEHLEIITASPRLVAERITNAAAVFLGPYSPVPMGDYIAGTNHTLPTGRSGRFSSPLGVRDFCKHVSVVEYSRAAFEREHKHVETLAEIEGLPNHAEAVRAKKD, encoded by the coding sequence ATGAAAACTCTGCAAGCTGAACAGCCGCAACATTGGCAGGAGCTGTTGCAGCTTTTTACCTATGATTTTTCCGCTGATGATAAAATCGAAGCGGCAGTGCGTGAGATCATTGCCGCGGTGCGCGAACGTGGCGATGAGGCGCTGCTGGCTTATACCCGACAATTCGATCATATCGATTTGCAAGCACACGAATTGCGCGTGCCGGCCGGCGCCTTGCCAGTAGCGCGTCAACAGGTGAGTGAGGCATTTCTCGAGGCGCTGGCGGTTGCGAGTCAGAATATCACAAGCTTTCATCAACGCCAGGTTGAGGCAAACTGGGAGTTCGAGCGTGAAGGCGTGCGTCTTGGGCAACGGGTCGTGCCGCTGGCTGCGGTTGGTATTTATGTTCCCGGCGGTCGCGCGCTTTATCCCTCGAGCGTGCTCATGCTCGCCATTCCGGCGCGACTCGCGGGCGTGCAACGCATTGTCATGGTCACGCCGCCGCGGCCCGGCGGTATTGATCCGCATTTATTGGCCGCCGCCGAGTTGGCGGGCGTGCATGAAATTTATCAAATCGGCGGTGCTCAGGCCATTGCCGCGCTCGCGTTCGGCACCGCCGCGATCCCGCGCGTCGATAAAATCGTCGGGCCGGGCAACAGCTATGTCGCCGCCGCAAAACGGCAAGTATTCGGCATGGTTGACATCGACAGCATTGCCGGACCGAGCGAGATCGCGATTCTCGCGGACGAAACGGCTAACGCCGAGTGGGTGGCGCGTGATCTCATCTCCCAACTCGAGCATGATGTCGAGGCCAAGGCCGTGCTGGTGACAACGGACGCGACTCTCGCCCAGCGTGTTGCCGCGCGAGTCAATGAGCTGGCCTCGCAAGTCGCGCGCGCGGCCATCGTGCAAGAATCCGTGCAGCGCTATGCCGCGGCTTTTGTTGTGCGCTCGCTTGAAGAAGGCATTGCCGCAATCAATGAAATCGCGCCCGAACATCTCGAGATCATCACCGCCTCGCCGCGGTTGGTGGCGGAAAGAATCACCAATGCTGCCGCAGTTTTTCTCGGGCCTTATTCGCCCGTGCCGATGGGCGACTACATTGCGGGCACGAATCATACGCTGCCCACCGGCCGCAGCGGCCGCTTCAGCTCCCCGCTGGGCGTAAGAGATTTTTGCAAACACGTGAGCGTGGTGGAGTACAGCCGCGCGGCGTTCGAGCGCGAGCACAAACATGTTGAAACGTTGGCGGAGATTGAGGGGCTGCCGAACCACGCAGAGGCAGTGCGGGCAAAAAAAGACTAG
- a CDS encoding DUF433 domain-containing protein codes for MNTLQEAEKLISAMTRGEKAQVLQWIARDLGDAFPGIESNLDVAGGEPCIVRTRIPVWILVQAKRLGASEAELLRSYPALRAEDLTNAWAYYRAHREEIESQIRENEVA; via the coding sequence ATGAATACTTTACAAGAAGCAGAAAAACTCATTTCCGCGATGACGCGCGGTGAAAAAGCACAAGTCTTGCAATGGATTGCGCGTGATCTCGGAGATGCTTTTCCCGGGATTGAAAGCAATCTCGATGTAGCCGGAGGTGAACCGTGCATCGTGCGCACGCGTATTCCGGTCTGGATTCTGGTACAGGCAAAGCGTCTTGGGGCAAGCGAGGCCGAATTGCTGCGTAGCTATCCAGCTTTGCGCGCTGAAGATTTGACAAACGCCTGGGCATATTATCGCGCACACCGTGAAGAAATCGAGTCACAAATTCGTGAAAATGAGGTGGCTTGA
- a CDS encoding glycosyltransferase has translation MHGVRYFAATLNAFYLACLIYFIFIVFVFAGLRRYRRKHDDSDQKVLPAVSIIVAAHNEAAHLAELIPCLTDICYPKDLLQIIVVDDRSSDDTAIVLKELRRQHTFEHLRIENVSPRYSPKKFALAAGIQAAQHELILVTDADCRPGSKWVRQIVSSFHSDCVAVIGFSPVICRREHLSNILSIDTLAVAALSLAGAGRRKPFLTTGRNFAYRKSAFENAGGFAGFANEISGDDDLLLQRIAPLGKVEFALNASAHVVSLGGPESIRAWLRQKRRHISASRKYATGVQLGYLIFHLSNAVIWLAPFWLGMKGLLLLAAKTVADFWILHHTATRLSWQPRWIFLIGWEFMYVIIHTFVGAFAFVGKIRWKD, from the coding sequence CTGCACGGTGTTCGATACTTTGCCGCCACTTTGAACGCATTTTATCTAGCATGCCTCATCTATTTTATTTTCATCGTATTTGTGTTTGCCGGCCTGCGGCGATATCGGCGGAAGCATGATGATTCAGATCAGAAAGTGCTGCCAGCAGTTTCAATCATTGTAGCCGCACACAATGAAGCAGCACATTTGGCAGAATTAATTCCCTGCCTGACTGACATTTGTTACCCAAAGGATTTGTTACAAATCATCGTTGTTGATGATCGCAGCTCGGACGACACGGCCATCGTTCTAAAAGAGCTGCGCCGGCAGCATACATTTGAGCATTTGCGCATCGAAAATGTTTCACCGCGATACAGTCCGAAAAAATTTGCGTTGGCAGCAGGAATTCAGGCGGCACAGCATGAACTCATTTTGGTAACAGATGCCGATTGCAGGCCTGGTTCAAAATGGGTTCGCCAAATCGTTTCATCATTTCATTCTGATTGTGTTGCCGTGATTGGATTTTCACCAGTTATATGCCGACGCGAGCATCTGTCAAATATTTTGTCAATCGACACCCTAGCGGTAGCGGCGTTGAGTCTGGCCGGCGCAGGCCGGCGCAAGCCGTTCTTAACCACGGGAAGAAATTTTGCCTATCGCAAATCTGCTTTCGAAAACGCCGGAGGCTTTGCCGGCTTTGCGAATGAGATTTCTGGCGATGATGATCTGTTGCTGCAGCGGATTGCGCCTCTTGGCAAGGTCGAATTTGCGCTAAATGCCTCCGCGCATGTCGTGAGTTTGGGCGGTCCGGAAAGCATTCGCGCCTGGCTGCGGCAGAAACGCCGCCACATATCCGCCTCAAGAAAATATGCGACCGGCGTTCAACTCGGGTATCTCATTTTCCATCTCTCTAATGCCGTAATCTGGCTTGCGCCGTTTTGGTTGGGAATGAAAGGGCTCCTGCTTTTGGCCGCCAAAACGGTGGCTGATTTTTGGATCCTACACCACACAGCCACGCGGCTCTCCTGGCAGCCGCGCTGGATTTTTCTAATAGGATGGGAGTTCATGTATGTTATCATTCACACGTTCGTCGGCGCATTCGCCTTTGTTGGAAAGATTCGCTGGAAAGATTAG
- the larA gene encoding nickel-dependent lactate racemase translates to MKLNLKYGRGMVQADFRAPRRFAELKPKFIATLQKPENLVSQALAHPIGCHDFDYVFRSASSVLIVVPDEAQRVGGGVFLPIVLERLYRLGLSSRDITILVAGVWGARRNGIPQLLGARSSGHGHPRIVYHDARDAKSMEYIGRTRRNTPIFVNRLLLDFDRVLVCGGVNHHPFAGYDGGPSLVVPDCAGAETITRLSALTLDPFSPRLHPHCRGGVIEGNPLQEDMREAFRFLTIDFLLHTILNDCNQVIGAVGGEPLQAYAACCHRIDDIYRVPVAQLADLVLVSGGGYPHDRDYDTAHRALHHAIQAVRPGGVVILAAQCLEGAGAAQLATWLNEKDLSRLHEQLQRQYHPAGALAMSTRQKAGHARIIFISNLDSALVTALGFHSAPTLSEALQLAYAWLPNIDNCYLLPNGSNTIPFLV, encoded by the coding sequence ATGAAGCTCAATTTAAAATACGGCCGCGGCATGGTGCAGGCGGATTTTCGCGCGCCGCGCCGGTTTGCTGAATTAAAGCCGAAATTTATTGCAACTCTGCAAAAGCCGGAAAACCTGGTCTCGCAAGCGCTCGCGCATCCCATCGGGTGCCATGATTTCGATTATGTCTTCCGTAGCGCGAGCAGTGTCTTAATCGTCGTTCCGGATGAGGCGCAGCGTGTGGGCGGCGGGGTCTTCTTGCCGATCGTGCTCGAGCGTTTGTACCGTCTTGGGCTTTCGTCACGCGATATAACGATTCTGGTGGCCGGAGTGTGGGGTGCGCGGCGCAACGGCATTCCGCAGTTGCTCGGCGCCCGCAGCTCCGGGCATGGCCATCCGCGCATCGTTTATCATGACGCGCGTGACGCCAAAAGCATGGAGTACATCGGCCGCACGCGGCGCAACACCCCGATTTTCGTGAATCGTCTGCTGCTCGATTTTGACCGTGTCTTGGTGTGCGGCGGCGTGAATCATCATCCCTTTGCCGGTTATGACGGCGGCCCAAGCCTGGTTGTGCCGGATTGCGCCGGCGCCGAGACGATCACGCGGCTCTCGGCGCTCACACTCGATCCTTTCTCTCCGCGCTTGCACCCGCATTGCCGCGGCGGCGTGATCGAGGGCAACCCCTTGCAGGAAGATATGCGGGAGGCCTTTCGCTTTTTAACCATCGATTTTTTGTTGCACACGATTTTAAACGACTGCAATCAAGTCATTGGCGCGGTCGGCGGCGAGCCGTTGCAGGCTTATGCGGCGTGCTGCCACCGCATTGATGATATTTATCGCGTGCCAGTCGCGCAGCTTGCCGATTTGGTGCTGGTAAGCGGCGGCGGTTATCCCCACGATCGCGATTATGATACCGCGCATCGCGCGTTGCATCATGCCATACAAGCCGTGCGACCGGGCGGCGTGGTGATCTTGGCCGCGCAATGCCTGGAAGGCGCCGGCGCGGCGCAATTGGCAACCTGGCTGAACGAGAAAGACTTGTCACGTCTGCACGAACAATTGCAGCGGCAATATCACCCGGCGGGCGCGTTGGCAATGTCGACGCGGCAAAAAGCCGGGCATGCGCGCATCATTTTCATCAGCAATCTCGATTCCGCATTGGTAACTGCTTTAGGGTTTCATTCTGCGCCTACTTTATCCGAAGCACTACAGCTTGCGTATGCCTGGCTGCCGAATATCGATAACTGCTACCTTCTGCCGAACGGATCGAATACGATCCCATTTTTAGTCTAA
- a CDS encoding radical SAM protein → MILKSPHRFSDKLKIEALRAALKTSPAEAERPQKEKAFSVGETPSEFYSNFEKLIAHRKMTTLPILHSAGQAVDASAAPRVATREPNLWKWELPFGKEVALFQLIKTFTPKRLWNAAKILASFTLSAILKRTFVWGAPPVLTIEPTNICNLHCPLCVTGNGTMERANGRMSFDAFTRLIDELGDRVMYVVFFNQGEPFIHRSFTDFIAYAHRRGIYTTTSTNAHYFDAATAEATVRSGLDTMVISVDGATQETYSRYRVGGSLEKVLQGIRNLAAAKRRLHRKTPYLFMQFLLMKHNEHELPAMERLAKELGVDRLLKKNIQVETLAEAREWLPSEERHRRYHLTENDFTAKNGKGVCIRPWVTTMVNWDGTVVPCCFDKNGHHTTGDLRAASFAQVWESGAYQQFRQSMLTQRDSIDICKNCNQGIGLFV, encoded by the coding sequence ATGATTCTCAAAAGCCCACACCGATTTTCAGACAAGCTGAAAATTGAAGCTCTTCGAGCAGCTTTAAAAACTTCGCCCGCAGAAGCAGAACGGCCACAGAAAGAAAAAGCCTTTTCAGTGGGCGAAACACCTTCAGAATTCTATTCTAACTTTGAAAAGCTAATCGCTCATAGAAAAATGACAACCCTCCCAATTCTTCATTCCGCCGGCCAAGCCGTAGATGCTTCCGCCGCTCCGCGTGTGGCCACGCGCGAGCCGAACCTCTGGAAGTGGGAGCTTCCTTTCGGCAAAGAAGTCGCCCTGTTTCAGCTTATCAAAACCTTCACCCCGAAACGGTTATGGAATGCCGCAAAGATACTTGCCTCATTCACGCTTTCGGCCATTCTCAAAAGAACCTTCGTCTGGGGCGCGCCACCGGTACTCACCATCGAGCCGACCAATATCTGCAATTTGCATTGCCCGCTGTGTGTGACCGGCAACGGCACGATGGAACGCGCCAACGGCCGCATGAGTTTTGACGCGTTCACGCGCTTGATCGACGAGTTGGGCGATCGCGTGATGTATGTGGTATTTTTCAATCAAGGCGAACCGTTCATCCATCGCAGCTTCACGGATTTCATTGCGTATGCCCACCGCCGCGGCATTTACACCACCACCAGCACGAATGCGCATTATTTTGATGCGGCTACCGCTGAAGCCACCGTGCGCAGCGGCCTGGACACGATGGTGATCTCGGTTGACGGCGCAACCCAGGAAACCTACAGCCGTTATCGCGTGGGCGGTTCATTGGAGAAAGTGTTGCAGGGCATTCGCAATTTGGCGGCCGCCAAACGGCGTTTGCATCGCAAAACGCCTTATCTCTTCATGCAGTTTTTGTTGATGAAGCACAATGAGCACGAATTGCCGGCCATGGAGCGGCTTGCGAAAGAGCTTGGCGTCGATCGCCTGTTGAAAAAGAATATTCAAGTCGAAACGCTCGCAGAAGCGCGCGAATGGCTGCCGAGCGAGGAACGCCATCGCCGCTATCATCTCACGGAAAACGATTTCACGGCTAAAAACGGCAAAGGCGTGTGCATTCGTCCCTGGGTAACAACCATGGTGAATTGGGACGGCACCGTCGTGCCCTGCTGCTTCGATAAAAACGGCCATCACACCACCGGTGATTTACGCGCTGCCAGCTTTGCGCAGGTGTGGGAATCTGGCGCTTACCAACAATTCCGGCAGAGCATGCTGACGCAACGCGACAGTATAGATATCTGCAAAAATTGCAATCAAGGCATCGGCTTGTTTGTTTGA
- a CDS encoding aminopeptidase P family protein: MLQHSGFLLDIDAVQEALRREGLAGWLIYDFHGINAVARALFSLGDYHITRRWFYFIPASGEPTLLAHAIEKTSYPALPGRMLLYAGLQQMQERLREVLPTAGQIAMEYSPMNDVPTVSYVDAGMIELLRSLGVDLVTSANLVQEFQAKWSAEQLRSHIAAAQVVHEAQREAFQMIETALQARTPINEYDVQQFILQRFAAANCITDSAPIVAVNANASNPHYAPTASVYSPIRPGDVILIDLWAKQKTPRAVFADITWMGFAGAEPPERVQHVFDTVREARDRGVDFLRQNWQAGKPVKGYEVDQIVRQYITEASFGDYFVHRTGHSLGAEVHANGVNIDSYETRDSRAIIPGVAFSIEPGVYLPEFGVRSEINVYLGDNGPEIHTEPQRELVTLQV; encoded by the coding sequence TTGTTACAACATTCCGGCTTTTTGCTCGATATTGACGCCGTACAAGAGGCGTTGCGGCGCGAGGGATTGGCAGGCTGGTTGATTTATGATTTTCACGGCATCAATGCGGTGGCGCGCGCGCTGTTTTCGTTGGGCGATTATCACATCACGCGGCGCTGGTTTTATTTTATCCCGGCAAGCGGCGAGCCGACTTTGCTGGCGCATGCCATCGAAAAAACAAGTTACCCGGCCTTGCCCGGACGCATGCTGTTGTATGCCGGTTTGCAGCAAATGCAAGAACGTTTGCGCGAAGTGCTGCCCACCGCCGGGCAGATCGCAATGGAATATTCGCCGATGAACGACGTGCCGACCGTGTCCTATGTCGATGCCGGGATGATTGAGTTGTTGCGCTCGCTCGGCGTTGACCTCGTAACCTCCGCCAATCTCGTGCAAGAGTTTCAGGCGAAGTGGAGCGCCGAGCAGTTGCGCAGCCATATTGCCGCCGCGCAAGTCGTGCATGAAGCGCAACGTGAGGCATTTCAAATGATCGAAACGGCCCTGCAAGCGCGCACGCCGATTAACGAGTACGACGTCCAGCAATTCATTTTACAGCGCTTTGCCGCGGCAAATTGCATCACAGATTCGGCGCCGATTGTGGCGGTGAATGCCAATGCCAGCAATCCGCATTACGCGCCGACGGCGAGCGTGTACAGCCCGATTCGCCCGGGTGATGTCATTCTCATCGATCTTTGGGCCAAACAGAAAACGCCGCGCGCCGTGTTTGCGGATATTACCTGGATGGGCTTTGCCGGGGCCGAACCGCCGGAGCGTGTGCAGCATGTGTTTGACACGGTTCGGGAGGCGCGAGATCGCGGCGTCGACTTCTTACGCCAAAATTGGCAGGCCGGAAAGCCAGTAAAGGGATATGAAGTTGATCAAATCGTGCGCCAATACATCACCGAAGCGAGCTTCGGCGATTACTTTGTTCACCGCACCGGCCACAGCCTGGGCGCCGAAGTGCACGCCAATGGTGTGAACATCGACAGCTACGAAACCCGCGATTCACGCGCAATCATACCCGGAGTGGCATTCTCGATTGAACCGGGCGTCTATTTGCCGGAATTCGGTGTGCGCAGTGAGATCAATGTTTACCTGGGCGATAACGGCCCGGAGATTCACACCGAGCCGCAGCGGGAATTGGTGACGTTGCAAGTTTGA
- the hisZ gene encoding ATP phosphoribosyltransferase regulatory subunit: protein MPCHGKAVADRTTNDFVYDITFRHIFDQQEMRLNHLRQLPAGIKDYLFDEAQARRSVEREITATLRQHGYREIITPTFEHWDVFAAAGKNGLQDKIYRFLDREGNLVALRSDFTAQVARIVATKHAALTFPLRLSYSGKVFRFEELHAGRSRESWQVGFELLGEPGIEGEVEALTLIIRILRSLQLRGFQINLGTMAYFDSLINQTGLDDKQLEEIKRLLGHKDVDTLHDFLQKTNLPAATITALTHLVDLHGGRETLAQAAASAPNAQAATAIQHLNQIYDRLEHAGLAENLVIDLGEVQGMGYYSGVMIKAYVHGLGYDAGSGGRYDHLVSQFGFDCPAVGFSFDVDRLVEAVSQTAA from the coding sequence ATGCCATGCCACGGCAAAGCCGTGGCGGATCGGACCACTAACGACTTTGTTTATGACATCACTTTTCGGCATATATTCGATCAACAAGAGATGAGACTGAATCACCTCCGCCAGCTCCCGGCGGGCATCAAAGATTATCTCTTCGACGAGGCGCAAGCCCGGCGCAGCGTCGAGCGTGAGATCACGGCAACGCTGCGGCAACACGGTTATCGCGAGATCATCACGCCCACGTTCGAGCATTGGGACGTGTTTGCCGCCGCGGGCAAGAACGGCTTGCAGGATAAAATCTACCGCTTCCTCGATCGCGAAGGCAATCTCGTGGCCTTGCGCTCGGATTTCACCGCGCAAGTGGCGCGCATCGTTGCGACCAAGCATGCCGCGCTCACGTTTCCGTTGCGGCTGTCTTACTCCGGCAAAGTTTTTCGTTTCGAGGAATTGCACGCCGGCCGCAGCCGCGAATCCTGGCAAGTGGGTTTCGAGCTGCTGGGCGAGCCGGGCATCGAAGGCGAAGTCGAGGCGCTCACATTGATCATCCGGATTTTGCGCAGCCTGCAATTGCGCGGTTTTCAAATCAATTTGGGAACGATGGCTTATTTTGACAGCCTGATCAATCAAACCGGCCTCGATGATAAACAACTCGAAGAGATCAAGCGCCTGCTCGGCCACAAAGATGTCGACACGCTGCACGATTTTCTGCAGAAGACGAACTTACCGGCGGCCACGATTACCGCATTGACGCATCTCGTTGACTTGCACGGCGGTCGCGAAACGCTCGCGCAGGCAGCGGCATCCGCGCCCAATGCGCAAGCCGCAACCGCAATCCAACATTTAAATCAAATTTATGATCGTCTCGAACATGCCGGATTGGCGGAGAACCTCGTCATCGATCTCGGCGAGGTGCAGGGCATGGGTTATTACAGCGGCGTCATGATCAAAGCTTATGTTCACGGCCTCGGCTATGACGCCGGCTCGGGCGGACGCTACGATCATCTCGTTTCACAGTTCGGGTTCGATTGTCCGGCAGTCGGATTTTCATTCGACGTTGACCGGCTGGTCGAAGCCGTGTCACAAACAGCGGCCTGA